A window from Cryobacterium sp. PAMC25264 encodes these proteins:
- a CDS encoding DUF3817 domain-containing protein yields the protein MPLAPKPADLPRIPGALKLYQVSSIITGVFLLLLCIEVILKFVFQYELEVGGPNGFLALVARDTVTAFNLSTAILIVHGWFYVLYLFADFRLWSLMRWPFPMFLLIALGGIIPFLSFFLEVKVGQRVKAYLAAHPTPAVQAGAHA from the coding sequence ATGCCACTTGCACCCAAGCCTGCCGACCTGCCCAGAATTCCGGGGGCGCTCAAGCTGTACCAGGTCTCATCGATCATCACCGGTGTCTTCCTGCTGCTCTTGTGCATCGAGGTCATCCTCAAGTTCGTCTTCCAGTACGAACTGGAGGTGGGCGGTCCCAACGGCTTCCTCGCCCTCGTGGCGCGCGACACCGTGACCGCCTTCAACCTGAGCACGGCGATCCTGATCGTGCACGGCTGGTTCTACGTCCTCTACCTGTTCGCCGACTTCCGCCTCTGGAGCCTCATGCGCTGGCCGTTCCCCATGTTCCTGCTGATCGCCCTGGGAGGCATCATCCCGTTCCTGTCCTTCTTCCTGGAGGTGAAGGTCGGCCAGCGGGTCAAGGCCTACCTCGCCGCCCACCCGACTCCCGCCGTGCAGGCCGGAGCACACGCATGA
- a CDS encoding SURF1 family protein, with protein MIGMMLRPRWIAALLLALAIAAAFALLGQWQLDRAITSGQVAERSTEVVQPLRDTVQPDGPPPQIAEGQRVQTSGSFVPGDDQIISGRHNGGETGYWVVSHFVTDDGISIPVARGWTADADQAATVRDRLANEMTIASLQPLTGRFVPDEAPQVPAEGVDPHTMTTVSTAALINLWADWNDQSVYQGYIVDGAAADGLAVIDSPVPVVEVPLNWLNIFYALEWAVFAGFAVFLWYRLVRDAWEREVEEAELAANGGGTDAGGSAGDGPDASAPHGGPDRSHAEAP; from the coding sequence ATGATCGGCATGATGCTGCGCCCGCGCTGGATCGCCGCGCTGCTGTTGGCCCTGGCGATCGCCGCGGCATTCGCGCTGCTCGGCCAGTGGCAGCTGGACCGCGCCATCACCTCCGGCCAGGTCGCGGAGCGCAGCACCGAGGTCGTGCAGCCGCTGCGCGACACTGTGCAACCGGATGGCCCGCCGCCGCAGATCGCGGAGGGCCAGCGGGTCCAGACCAGCGGCTCCTTCGTGCCCGGGGACGACCAGATCATCAGCGGCCGGCACAACGGCGGCGAAACCGGCTATTGGGTGGTCAGCCACTTCGTCACCGACGACGGCATCAGCATCCCCGTCGCCCGCGGCTGGACCGCCGACGCCGACCAGGCCGCCACGGTGCGCGACCGGCTCGCGAACGAGATGACCATTGCCTCGCTGCAGCCGCTCACCGGCCGGTTCGTGCCCGACGAGGCGCCGCAGGTGCCCGCCGAAGGCGTCGACCCGCACACCATGACCACGGTCTCCACGGCCGCGCTGATCAACCTCTGGGCCGACTGGAACGACCAGTCGGTCTACCAGGGCTACATCGTCGACGGCGCAGCGGCCGACGGGCTCGCCGTGATCGACTCGCCCGTGCCGGTCGTCGAGGTGCCGCTGAACTGGCTCAACATCTTCTATGCCCTCGAGTGGGCCGTGTTCGCCGGGTTCGCCGTGTTCCTCTGGTACCGCCTGGTGCGGGATGCGTGGGAGCGCGAAGTCGAGGAAGCCGAGCTGGCCGCCAACGGCGGCGGCACCGACGCCGGGGGCTCAGCGGGCGACGGACCCGACGCATCCGCCCCGCACGGTGGCCCCGACCGGAGCCACGCCGAGGCCCCGTAG
- a CDS encoding cation:proton antiporter, producing MVPLDFHSADIELIAVFGLILLLFSLGLEFDQEAFFGDAGKLLISGGSYILINMGAGFAFGLMTGWGTREALVIAGMTGTSSSAIITKLLIELRRLANKETPMILGVTVVGDIFIAVYLAIVSVVLSGKTEIWPIVLQLFIAFLFLVVMFSVARWGGRVVSRLMRTKDDELFTILFFGLAVLFAGIGEIIGVTDAIGAFLIGVVLGASTYRGRIERVAVPLRDVFGAFFFLNFGLALNVAEFGSVIVLVAIAILMTFVLSLGSGMLLARMHQMGMREGLNTAAIFVNRGEFTLILATLSVGAGLDQRLQPFAGLYVLSMAILGPLFTANSEKIGAALGRRSGASQPPTRTPERDAMRAEEIALVEAATHDQKSGDPMVDFISETYPTTEKKPDKAGPSGKSGQDDGAGDYS from the coding sequence ATGGTTCCCCTCGACTTCCACTCCGCCGACATCGAACTCATCGCCGTCTTCGGGTTGATCCTGCTCTTGTTCAGCCTGGGCCTGGAGTTCGACCAGGAGGCGTTCTTCGGCGACGCCGGAAAACTGTTGATCTCCGGCGGCTCCTACATCCTGATCAACATGGGCGCCGGCTTCGCGTTCGGCCTGATGACCGGCTGGGGTACCCGCGAGGCCCTCGTGATCGCGGGCATGACCGGCACCTCCTCGAGTGCCATCATCACGAAACTGCTCATCGAGCTGCGCCGTCTGGCGAACAAGGAAACCCCGATGATCCTCGGGGTGACCGTGGTGGGCGACATCTTCATCGCCGTGTACCTGGCCATCGTGTCCGTCGTGCTCAGCGGCAAGACCGAGATCTGGCCCATCGTGCTGCAACTGTTCATCGCGTTCCTGTTCCTCGTGGTGATGTTCTCCGTCGCCCGGTGGGGCGGCCGGGTGGTGTCGCGGCTGATGCGCACCAAGGACGACGAGCTGTTCACCATCCTGTTCTTCGGCCTCGCCGTGCTCTTCGCCGGCATCGGCGAGATCATCGGCGTCACCGACGCGATCGGCGCGTTCCTGATCGGCGTGGTGCTGGGCGCCAGCACTTACCGCGGCCGCATCGAGCGGGTCGCCGTGCCGCTCCGCGACGTGTTCGGCGCGTTCTTCTTCCTCAACTTCGGGCTGGCCCTCAACGTGGCCGAGTTCGGTTCGGTCATCGTGCTGGTGGCCATCGCCATCCTGATGACCTTCGTACTCAGCCTCGGTTCGGGCATGCTGCTGGCGCGGATGCATCAGATGGGCATGCGGGAAGGCCTCAACACCGCGGCGATCTTCGTCAACCGCGGGGAGTTCACCCTGATCCTGGCGACCCTCTCGGTGGGCGCCGGCCTCGACCAACGGCTGCAGCCGTTCGCTGGGCTTTACGTGCTCTCCATGGCCATCCTCGGCCCGCTGTTCACCGCCAACTCCGAGAAGATCGGCGCCGCCCTCGGCCGCCGCTCCGGCGCCTCCCAGCCGCCCACCCGCACCCCCGAGCGCGACGCCATGCGCGCCGAGGAGATCGCGCTGGTCGAGGCGGCCACCCACGACCAGAAATCCGGCGACCCGATGGTGGACTTCATTTCCGAGACATACCCGACAACCGAGAAGAAGCCCGACAAGGCCGGCCCATCCGGTAAATCCGGTCAGGACGACGGGGCGGGGGACTACTCATGA
- a CDS encoding cation:proton antiporter regulatory subunit, translated as MVDVRRVKLPGVGVLHTFITDDGGKVGVIAHRSGHSDLITFADDEGGPDASKVSLRLSEDEAHTLAELLGGTQITESLTALDQIPGLSIDWFTVDYEDHIAGQPLGNPAERGIAGLTVVAVVRGESANPAPAADFKVFPGDTLVVAGSPEKVAKAFAFFRTGEIKAKPVDSPPGG; from the coding sequence ATGGTTGACGTTCGACGGGTCAAGCTCCCCGGTGTGGGTGTGCTGCACACCTTCATCACCGATGACGGCGGCAAGGTCGGTGTGATCGCCCACCGCTCCGGCCACAGTGACCTGATCACCTTCGCCGACGACGAGGGCGGACCCGACGCCAGCAAGGTGTCCCTCCGGCTCAGCGAGGACGAGGCGCACACCCTCGCCGAACTCCTCGGCGGCACCCAGATCACCGAGTCGCTCACCGCGCTCGACCAGATCCCGGGCCTCAGCATCGACTGGTTCACCGTGGACTACGAGGACCATATCGCCGGGCAGCCCCTGGGCAACCCCGCCGAGCGCGGCATCGCCGGACTCACCGTCGTGGCCGTGGTGCGCGGCGAATCCGCCAACCCGGCCCCCGCCGCCGACTTCAAGGTCTTTCCCGGCGACACCCTGGTCGTGGCCGGCTCGCCCGAAAAGGTGGCGAAGGCGTTCGCGTTCTTCCGCACCGGCGAGATCAAGGCGAAGCCCGTCGACTCGCCGCCCGGAGGCTAG